The genomic stretch AGCTAATATTAGATTAAATCAAATATAGGTTAGCCATTGAACCAGAAGATAAGTTAGGAAGATGTAATGGCATGGATGGAGAAAGGAATCAAGGAAAGATGCTTCCTTAAAGTCCTTGTCATTGTTAGCAATCCAGAGATCAACTACAGAAAGAAAAGTCTCAAATGAAAGTCTTTATCAATTGTGTTTCTCAGACttcccattttcttctttctgtgCCAGAAGTCAGTGCAGATTGGTCAATTACACCCTGAACTTGAAAAGTACATAATTACTAGCATCTCTCAAGTTGGATCAACACCTTGACTATACAGATCTGATGAAACTAGATCGAGACAGGCACGATGTGGTCTACAACCACCTTAAgatttgctctttttttctcccctctcaGAAAAATAACAGAGACGGCAAAGAGACAGCTCCACACGAATTTGCTACATCAAGTACTAGGTTTATTTTTAAGAGAAATTGGGAGATTTGGCATTTGCAGACATGCCATATCCTCAGCACCTTTAGCCTCAAGTGAAACACAAAACaaggaggaaagaagaagaagaagaagaagaagaagaagcaccttttttttttacctttctaTCATCACCACCATTCATCACCACCATCCATAGACAACTTGGGTACACGTGTTCTTGATCCACCTGAAGCTCTTCTTGAGGGACCCTTTCATCTTGCCCTCCACGGCGTAGGCCTTGTAGCCAGCGACCCTCGTCTTCCTCTGGAGCTCAGGGTCGCCGAAGGTCCAGCTCTTCGACGATGCAGATCCGACCCTGCTCTTGCTCTTCTTCAACTTCACCTCCTTGCCGGGCACGAACGTTGGCGGGttcgaggaggaagaagaagaagacccgGCAAAATTGGCACTGTAACTCCTCAGATCATGCATGCTGCTTGGGGCTGGCCTCCCTCCACCATAGTAGCTCTCCATCTGCATTCTCCCATCTCTGCATGACTTGGATCTGTATTCTTCCATTGACCACAACACAAACCCAAGaagcagaaagaagaaagaagaagaacccaCTGTGTGAAAAGTGTGAAAATTGGAGTTGGTATatatataagagagagagagagagaggacaaactagagagagagagttcttgggtgggttcttttctatttctctttgaCGGTGATATAATCAGAATGTATTGCCCTTTGAGTCACCCTACACATTTTTGGGTTATCGTAGAGCATTGGGAACTGCTCAATTCGAGCAGATGGCGTAGTGTGCTGCTTAACTTTTTTGAGCGTTGGGCATTTAAAGACACTTCAGGAGAGCAGTGGCATGCCGTGTATTACAACTGCATGAGCTTCCGCGACTCTGCTAATTTAACTAGTGGGGAacacgaaaaagaaagaaaaacaaaagggcaaaaaggaaaatacaagaagCTGCAGTTGGTTGGCCGCTATGTTTGAACGGGCATGGAGGGCCCAGTGACCAGCTTTGGATAATTAAAGCCAGCTTTGACCGCTTACTCAGATCTTGAAGGTGACACAGCGTGGAGAACCAACCAAACGTGCTTTGCTGATTCTTTATTTTGGTTATAGTATTAGTGCATCCTCATTCGCGACGATATAGATAAATTGAAAACGATTAGCGAACACGAGATGATTGGACTCGGTTGATTTTGCTGGAGGCAGATTGAGACCGTCGTGAATAGGCAGCGATTGTGTGCAGATGATCGAAATTCCTTTAGACTGATCACGAACCGATCAGATGGTGAGGGTTGCGGGGAGATATTTTTGCAGCTTGTGGTTGGGAGCGACTGGTGTGTTCTTGGTGGCAATTTGTTCGCTCAGGAATTGGGTTAATGAGCCTTCAATCATCTTGATTATGACAAATGGGTGGGTCCaaaaagcacaaaaagaaaGGCACGGTGGTTGAGCCAAAAGGGCCCTGCGGATTTGAACATTATGGCGATTATGATTGATGTTAGCTGAATCATCAACCCCTCGCGAAGAGAGCCTGTCGTTAAGAACTAAAAGAATaattttggcaaaagaaaaagagaatataCAACTCCACTGTAAGGCTCAGATCAAGACCTGACAATTGAAAACGATCCCATGCGTCTCGTCTCAACTCTCAGAATCCGGGAATCCATAGGATCTCCCTCAAATCACAAGATGCATCAACGAAGGATAAGTAGGATATCACAATGTACAAACGTTTCTCGTACCATCTCTTTTACATTTGCCACTATTTGAGAAAGAATATCATGTTATGATAGGTATCGGCACCTACTCATCCAGCTTCATGCGATTGTGCACAGCTAGACCAAATTCTCAATACTCAATTGCTTACTGATTCTATTCACTGATAATCATGACTTATTTCAAACTTTAGAGAGGACAGAATGCCGATTCGCTCGACTGAATCAAGTGAGAAACCCTTAGATTTGCTTTTAATCTGATTCCTTTCTAAGAGAAGAAAATACAATAATACAGTAGTCCAGACCAAAGAAAAACTAATGATGATGACGCAGCAGTTCGAAACCTGATTGACACTGGGATTTTTCTGTGAGACATTAATATGAACAAGAATCTGATCTAGCTGTGCACAAACGCATGAAGCCAGAAATCACTAAATCCTAAGTTATCTTACTTCCAAAAAAGGGGACAAGGGAATGAATAAAGTACCCTTTCGACGAGAGAATATAATAATCAAATAGCATGCGTTGCCTGAGAAATGAAAAGAGAGATAAAGGACCAGGCCATGCCACATTACCACTATCACACACAACATCAAAAAGTAAAGCTGTCACCAGAATGAAAAGACCATGCTTAGACCAACTAATGACTTTGTCCATAACCTTGAAGGAAAAGCATAATACAAAACCCTCCCTACAACAAAACTTGAAGCAGTATTGCAATTGCACCAGGAGAATAATGATTTAATCAACAGATCCCTTTGGACATCAATAACTTAGGAAACTACTTTTTGAGGAACCAAAACAGAATGCTGTTAATACCTCGAGAATAACAAAAATCCCTCCGCCTAGACCAATAAGAAAAACTCATCAAAGAAGATCAGCAACATTGGACGGTAGCTCCTCGATCACCACATTGTAAAATTTCTGAATATCAAATAGCATTCTCTCATCATCTCTGGTCACAAAATTAATCGCCACACCCTTTCTTCCAAAACGACCACTTCGTCCTATACGATGGAGGTAATTTTCTGGTTGAGTCGGCAAATCATAGTTTATAACAAGCGAGACCTGCTGCACATCAATACCACGAGCCAGGAGGTCAGTGGTGATAAGAACCCTAGAAGATCCAGAACGGAATTCACGCATAATAATATCCCTGGTGTTCTGGTCCATGTCACCATGAGTTGCAGAGACTGTGTGGTCTCGGCTTCGCATCTTATCAGTGAGCCAGTCAACCTTCCGCCTGGTGTTCACAAAGATAACACTTTGGGTGATGGCCAATGTCTCATAGAGATCGCACAGAGTTTCAAGCTTCCATTCTTCTTTCTCAACATTGACGTGGAACTGCTTGATACCCTCAAGGGTGAGCTCATCACGCTTAACCAAAATCCTCACaggtttattcataaacttcctTGTGATCTCGAGAGCTTCTGGCGGCATAGTAGCCGAGAACACTCCAACCTGAATCTTAGATGGCAGGAGCTGGAAAATGTCATAGATCTGCAAATGAGAAAATGCCACCGGTCAATAATGTCCTTGAAGTAGGCTCATTAACATCAGGAGGTGAACACCAACCAGTTCAAGTTAACAGGGACCCAATGCTCACACGATGCAATAAAAACATCTAGAATTTAACAATCATGGGATGATTCGACagatttgacaaaaattaacaaaaaggcACTGCATTCATACCTAGCATCAAGAGAGGTCTCAAATACACCAGCCTTCTTTGTGGCCTTGTGGTTGGGCTTCAGCAACCCAACCTTCAAGGTCACAGGAACAAAGGCATgggtttgtgtgtgtgtgtgtgcgtgtgtgtgtgtgtgtgtgtgtgttgagagagagagagagagagagagagagagagaacagaagtAAATCAACCAAGTCATGAATACATTTTCAGAACACAAATTTCTGCCCTGAAATTACATGAATGACGCTTCTATAGCATCAATGACCGAGTAATCTATTATTGCCAGATTGagaattttctttcttgcatGATATCAATATAACATCTACAATATCCACCGCAaaatgctctctttttttttttcccgcagGTACGAGAAATTGTTCAACCTGGACACAGGAATTCAGGAAAATCTCAGTTTCATTGCATTTGCTCAAGCTCTAAAATAATCATAATAAATCAGCAAAGAATACTGAGTCGAGGAAGGAAAGAAACCTGATCCTTGAAACCTCGTGAAAGCATCTCGTCAGCCTCATCCAACACAAACATTTTGATGCAGTCTGGACGCAATGCTTGCCTTCGCAGCATGTCAAAAACACGACCAGGGGTGCCAACAACAACATGAACACCACTTTGAAGAATGCGTTGATCCTCGCGAACGCTTGTTCCACCCACACAAGCATGAACCTTCACACAAAGATAATCACCAAGGGCCCGCATGACCTTTTCAATTTGTTGTGCCAGTTCCCTGGTTGGTGCCAACACCAATGCCTGGCACTGGACTAGACCATAATCAAGTTGCTGCAGGATTCCAGAGCAGAAAGTTGCTGTCTTCCCAGTTCCTGATTGAGCCTGCTGAATCACATCAAGACCCTTGCAGAAAGGAACAATTCCTCTTTGCTGGATTGCAGAAGGCTTCTCAAAACCTTCACATTAAATTGAGTAGCATTTACAACAACTTTCAATTGATATTGTCTAACTAGACAGCAAGTTAGGTTGCCACTCTATTTAAACTCCATTGTAGAATTTAGGCACTTATGTGATCACAAAAGTCTACGAATCTACAGGGAAAACCTAGGCCACTGGATATATGTATGTGTTTGTATGTAAGCATGTTTTCAATTAGTAAATAACCAATCCGGTAAAATTGCAACTTGGGACATCCCCAACTATAACAGTTCTCCAGTTAAACAATCTTTTTAATCAGCAGTGCCACATAGGAGGCAAAcagtaaacaaagaaaaaagatccTGGAAGGTACCATAAGCATAAATGCCTCTCAAAAGGTTTTCCTGCAAACCCATTGCATCAAAACTATCATAAACTTCATCATACGAGGTGAAGAACTCCCCTCCATCAACAGACCTACAATCCATCAAGAGATTATAGTGTTATCTCCTTTGAGCCAGGAACGACACATTTTGGTACACATTTAACAAAGTCATAATACCAGAGCTACGAAATAGAAGAAAACTACTTACAATTCACTCATCTTTGCATCATACTGACGGGGATCAAATTGCGAACCTTCTGGTGCCAGTCCTGCCATACTGGATGGAAAGGACAGTATGTTCAATATCAAGATATCAATTGCGTGACTGCATGGATGCATGTGTGtcgcacgagagagagagagagagagagagttctatCCGCACAAGAGACATTTTTTCCAATGCAGAAAAATGTTACAGAAAAGCCAAACTTGCAGACCACTAGGACAGGGCTACAAGCATTAAATTCTGTTTCAATTTCCGAAGAAGAACTATAAAGGGCGGCTGGTTATCTGAAATATCAGGAAAGACTCCTTGAGCACCAGTAACCACAGCGCCCACTTCTCCAGAGTTACAGAAGACACCGGAAGTCTAGCTAAGAAACGATATAATTAAAAGTACACACCATAGAGACTCTTGAATGAATATCAAGGAGCAGGGAAAAACAAACGCAAACATAGGGCAGAAGAAGTAGGTCTTTGCAAAGCAAACGGCTTGACATGGCGAACATGGTTTCATCAAAATATTCTCCAACCAACGCTAGCCTCACATCAATGAGCATAGCAGCAGCTAACACACCGCACAAAAACTATTAATGGCTGTAgaagaaaaacttcaaactccACATCGAGCACATACCACGCACGAAAACTACTACTCGCTGTCCAAGAAAAACTTCCAAATGACGACTGAAAGAAAACAAACTTTTGAATCAGTCTGCGTTTGGAACACCAAAAACCGACGTCAAGCTACAACAACAAAATTGTTCAAACGAAAAACAAGCCATTATACGCATGAGTTCGCCAGCGATGCTATAAAACAATGACAACAACAAACGAAGAAAGAGGACGATCTGGAAACTGTCAGCGAACAACACTATTAATCTCCTTCCAACGAACTATCTTACAACTACAGAGAACAcagaaaaagaagcaaacaaAACGACCTccacaaaagggcaaaaaaaaaaacggcgaAACAAGCTGGGAAGAGGCAGAGCCAGCAGCCTCAGATCCGATACAGTGTCCGCCAAGACAAAGCGACATCAACCAACAACAGACAAAGCCATCGAGCAATCCGAAAAACCCAAACGTTCGCAGCATGTTTAGCCATCAGATCAAACGACCACACACTCCATATTAAgactagagaaagagagacaggcAAGAACCTGATGGGAGAAGACGAGAATGCAagtcgatcgagagagagagagaggagctaaAAAGGAGGCTGATTTGGGAGTTGAAGAGGCGAACTAGGGTTTTTCCCAAGCTCCTCGGATCTGCGCCGCGGAGCTCCAACACAGCGCGAGGGAGCGCCCCTTCCAATTTATACTTCCCTTTGGAAGCCCACGGCTCTtaggttttctctctctctctctcttcaagccCCCACACAAAGAGCTAAATTTCCCATCTTGCCCTTTCTTCAACCGGGTAATTCCTCTCTCTCATTcgcatttttccatttttttttttaattatttggcgAAGTTTAAACAAACCATATCCACATTTTCcacataattaattaatttgcaaTCTCGCACTTTTTGAAATAAACGAATCAAGAAAACCTGATCCATCAAGAGATCTATCTAAAATATCGAGAGATTAACATGTATAATTAGTCTTAAAATTCGTCATaaatcaatattttttaatgCCATTGAAAATGCAACTCTACTTCTTTTTAATAGGTAATTTCTTTGGGAATTAGTAGGAGCCGCCCCCAATTCCCTTTGagtaaatttcctaaaaatagagACGCGCTTTCGCTTTCGTCGGAAAGAGGGAAGATAAAATTCGCTCTCTATGAAGAGTCCCTCAGCGCCTCTGGAGTTTCGAACCCTCGACCCTGCCGCTCTCTCCTTCCTTCCATCGCCTCTTGGCCTTCTTCCCTCCTTCACTCCACCCCCCAATTCCCGCCAAAATCACGCACCCCTCTGCAACGACCCAACGGTCgtcatcgtctctctctcttttgctctGTCTCCCCCATGGACTCGATCGTGTCGTCGGCCCTCGAAGAAATCTGCAGGCGGGGCAAGAGCGGCGTCGCCCTCGCCTCTCTCTGGAACGACCTCGTGCCAGCTCTCGCCTCCGCCGGCCTCGAGCTCGAGCCGGGGCTCAAGAGCGCCCTGTGGCTCAATCTCCTCGACGTTCCGGAGCTCCAATTCCGGTACTGTAGAGGCGAGAAGGACGCGTTTTGCAGTTCCACCGATCGCTCGATACAGCACGTCGAGGACGCGGAGGAGCTGGGTTTGAAGATCGTAGGCAGCGATGGTCTCAGAGGATGCTTCCTTGGCCTCTACGACGATCACCTCGCGGACTCAGAGGTCTCCAAGTCTCAGCGGAAAGCTCTCGAGCTCCTCGCCCTCGCTAGGTTCACTCTTAACTCCGCGACTTTTCTTGCTTTAGGGAAATTCCGTTGTAGCAAGAAGGCCTCATCTTGATTTAAGATGGAATCGTGTCACTTGACTATCGAAATTTCATGTTCCTAGCTAGGTTGTTTAAAGATCGTCATTAATCGGCTAGATAGTGAAAGCTGCGGATTTGAGATGATAACTTGCTAACGGTGTATACCTGCAGAACAGCCGGAATCGCACAGAGTGAGCTTTCTAAGGTGCTTGGAATCGAGGCTAACAACTTCGCCTATGAACTGAAGTCCCTCGAGTCTCGAAAGCTGATCACTCGGCAACCGGCGATCCTCAGAACGGGAAAAGCTCGCTGTCCAGGGGACTCTTGCAAAGTGGTTTCTACAAACTTAGTGTTTATGTCTCGCTATTCGAAGCATCTAGGGTCTCGAGGGAAGTTCGAGGTTTCGAGACAAGAGAAGAGATTGGATATTCCCACGAGTGTCGATGGGAATTCTACCGGCGAAGACGGTTTTGCTAGTGAGGGTGTTGAGGAGGAGGTGCTCGTAAAGGATTACCTACCTGCGATGAGATTAGTCTGCGAAAGACTTGAAAAAGCCGATGGCACGGTACATTAGCAAGGTTCACAAAGGTTGAGTCTGCAGAGTAATTTGGCTTACACATACTGATTTGGTTAGCCATTGTTTTCTTCTAGGTTCTTGCTGTAAAGGATATTAAGAAGGAACTTGGCTTTGTTGGATCATCTTCAGCACATAAAGCCTGGACAACTGTAGGTTATTGACATTTATACCTGCAGTTTCGCCCCTCAGTTTGCAAACTCTCTTTAAACAGAGTCTCCTCAAGTAAATAATACTTCTTTTCCTGGATGAAATTTGGTTCAGATTCGTCGGATGTTGGAGGATGCTGGCTTCGTGAAGGAACAAGCCAGAGTTGGAGACAAGGCAAGTGTAAAAAGTATCGCGGCATATGTTTTCCTTTCACTTGTTTGAATCCAGCATGTCTTAGATTCCACTTATTCTTTAACTTCTGTGGTGACTGATGGCTGTATTGTCATCACCTCCGAAGTATTTCACTCATAGTTAATCTTCTGAACCATGTCCTCTGATGCTCTAATCTGCATTGTCATTGTAAATCTCAAGCTTTGAACATCATGTCGGAGAAGAGATGAGAACAAGCAAAACAACAATGATCCGACGTATACCTTTTTGCTTGATCCTTCGCTTTGAGCCTGTCAATTAGCTTGCCTAATGCTAATAGGCAGATAACAGAAAAAATTATCATCTGAACTTATTCCAGATGCAAACACCACGTACGACATTAAGTGCATCCTGATCAGTGGCTTGGGATCTCTCTGTTTGACAGGATGAAAATTGCTTGCAACTGGTGAAAAACTTCTATCCAAATGCCTTTGTATCTGGAGCTGAAGACATTGATAATGAGCATCAAGTAACATATGGAAGGAAAAATCATCACAATGAGATTGTCATGGAGCTTCCTGTGCAGCAGCAAATATACCACATGGTTGCTGATTCTGGGTCTAAAGGTGTGACTTCGATGGAGGCAAGTTCGCTCTACTTACGTATTAGTCTGCAACAAGCCTCTTACTTCACTCACATAAGTAATTTTCTTGCATATACTTCTCAAATCTATGGTCTGTAGAGTTAATTTCTTTCTTACTCTAGAAGAGTCTATAAACTTGTCGTGGAAgaacaatcaagtcctaaaacttttaaatggTGCAAATAGGTTGTATAAAACTTGTCCATTTAGTACAATCatacttttcttattttgtccAATATAAGTGAcgtaaaatatttaattaaaaaatatattagaaattgtccacgtcagtgCCGGTGACCCACGTCAGTTCCGGCAGgtgaaatggactgaattgacataattgcaaaaagtttaggactcaattggtaaaaaagaaaaaagtttatgactgaattggcacaattgcagtaggtttaggactttttgggtaattctcCCACTAATATAGGTACAAGCACTGTGGTTTTCAACTGAAATGATTTCAATATTAACCGCCGCTTAGTTGATTGTGAAGATTGTGTAATTAATACTTGGGCCGATATTATTAACCAAGCTAAACTTGGTGTGAAAGTTATAGATGAACATGATGCTTATAACTTCCTTTTAAACCGAGTTGCTGTCGAAGTGCCATTTATAAATCTATGACACTTTGGTTTTAGTATAAGTGAAGAGAGTCACATATATGAAAGTACAGGAGCACTAGCCAACAGTCTTAATAGAATAAGAAATTGGTTATTGCACCATGGTTTACTAAGACCTCACTAGCTTTGGTAAGTTTGACTCGAAGAAAGATGAAACAAGGACAGAATCACTTGGCCTTAGTATTggtttattctaatttttttacatATACATAATTTATGCTCACCCATATTTCTTAATTCTATCCATAACATTTGTACACTACCCTGCCATCCACTGACTATTTCACAGGTTCAAAAGAGGCTTGGAACTAGGCTTTCGCGTTGGTTCTCGAAAAACTACACTAGGCTTGGGATGGATAGGGAGAAAGTAGGGGTTGTTAGGGACGAAGGAAGTAATTCAAAAGCAGTTGCCTATCGGTATCGGATCCTTGGTAATCTCAATCTTACACAGTCGGTTGGACTTCCAAGTGAAAGCCGGTGTCTCCCAGTACAGGCTGACAACCAAGCTTCTAATGTAGACTTATCTGACATAGGAGGAGTGACCTTAAGTGATTCTTCGACCGCCCAATGTAATGGTGCTGCTGAGGAGAGTGTCCTGTTTAACCCAGAAGAGTTGCATCTAGAGCAAATGAAGTGTTTTCCTGATGAAGATGGTTATCCTGGACAAACACAGACGGAAGCAAATATTATTCAGGCAGCTCTGTCCTCGCCAGTTACATCATTAACTACCAATGAAATTCGAAGACGACAGAAGATATTGGATCGACTCCAGGTACCTGCATAATTTATAGCAACTCTGGAGGCAGAGAATGCTGCTGAATTTACTACAAGTTCCAGTGCTGAAGAATTATTGcttgctactttttttttctgcaggATGAGAAGTTCATTTTGAAACGTGAGCTGTATGGTTGGCTTGTGAATCTTGAGAAGGAAAGGGGTATGACCATGTGCAGGAAAACCATGgacaaaattctaaagaaactTGAGCAGCAAGGGCTCTGCAAACGTGTACATACGAATGATAATCCTAGCTGTAGTCGTAGTGCTGAAGTGGTCTTGCACCCATCTGTATCCATCGAAAGTATCTCTGCAGAACTTCAAGAAAAAATCAGGTCCTTGAAACCGCCAAAACGAGGCCCGGTCAAGACTCTGGATACCATGTGTCCAGATCCTCAACCTCCCAGACCAGAAGCCACACAAGCTGATGGGTCCACTCTTGGTAAAATGGTCGGTGCAAAGTCAACCTTACAGCAGGTTAGATTAAATAAGTGACAGAAGTGACTGGGGTCCTATTTTTTAGGGGTAACTGAGGAATGACTTTTTTGAAGCATTCACCTCATATATGTGTTCCATATTAActtctttctgtttttgtcATTTGGGAATTGGGATTACTGATATATGTTTGCGCGACTACTTGTAGGCAATACAAGTTTATTATCAGGAGCATGAACAAGAGCACCATAAGTATCAAGGCGACATTCTCACTGATCAGGAGACTAGAGTAGAAGAAACACATGCTACAGCAACTCACATAAGAAAGAGATTTCAAGAAGCTATATTGCGGGAGTGCACAGAACTTGATATAGGAGGATGTATGAGGAGACGTAGTCCTGCCAGACAGCTCGATAGAGCCGAACAATTCAGGGAAGGAGAAGCTGTATCAATAGCTTCTTCCAGACTGCACGATAGTAATTTGCAGGTTTATGACAAAGCAGGGGATCATCCAGCAGATATTGAAGAGTCTGAGcctaaaaaaagcaaagtgtgtACTATGTCCATTAACAGGAATGCGTCTTCAGCTATGAACCCAATATTTCGAAGAAGGTTTACATGGACAGATGAAGCGGATAGGTATGTAACATGTTACACAATCTGGACAAGTTAAGGGTTTTACATCGTTCTACCTTGTCAACTCCAAGCTTCAGTACTTCTGTTTGTCTTTCTGTAAAGAAGATACATGACTCCTTTATACTATGCATGGTGTCCATTGTGTTTTGGTTGTTGACTATTCCTTAATCTTTCTCAGGAAGTTGGTAATCCAGTACACAAGGATCCGTGCAGTAAAAGGTGGAAAGTTTCAACGCGTAGATTGGAATCAACTCCCTGATCTTCCAGCACCCCAAAAATGCTGCCGAAGAAGAATTTCCTTGCTTAAAAAGAACTTCACCTTCAGAAAAAACTTGATGGGTCTCTGCAACATTTTAAGCAAACGGTTTCTAAAGCACCTTGGAGAAAAGCGGGAGGGCTTACATAACAATAACAGCAAAGTTGTGATGAAGGATTTATCAAAGGAAGGTCTCAACATAGGTTCATCAAATAATTCTGAAAGCACCTCAGAGGTCAGTTCTCATAATGGAGAATGGGACAACTTCGATGACAAAACTATAAAGGCAGCCCTCGAGAAGGTTCTCCAGTATAAGCGCAGAGCCACATTGGAGGAACACCATGATGATTGTATATACAATGAAGAAAATGTAATCAATGACTCGATCATAATGCCATGACTGAAATATACTGTATATTTTGTAATGATATTAAGCTTTTCTGAAATTTTAGTGCTTCTGCAGGATTCCCTGCCCTCTGATATGGTCCTTTCAGACAAATGCATTGAAGATATTAATCACCAT from Rhodamnia argentea isolate NSW1041297 chromosome 2, ASM2092103v1, whole genome shotgun sequence encodes the following:
- the LOC115737328 gene encoding uncharacterized protein LOC115737328, coding for MEEYRSKSCRDGRMQMESYYGGGRPAPSSMHDLRSYSANFAGSSSSSSSNPPTFVPGKEVKLKKSKSRVGSASSKSWTFGDPELQRKTRVAGYKAYAVEGKMKGSLKKSFRWIKNTCTQVVYGWW
- the LOC115737327 gene encoding eukaryotic initiation factor 4A-14, whose amino-acid sequence is MAGLAPEGSQFDPRQYDAKMSELSVDGGEFFTSYDEVYDSFDAMGLQENLLRGIYAYGFEKPSAIQQRGIVPFCKGLDVIQQAQSGTGKTATFCSGILQQLDYGLVQCQALVLAPTRELAQQIEKVMRALGDYLCVKVHACVGGTSVREDQRILQSGVHVVVGTPGRVFDMLRRQALRPDCIKMFVLDEADEMLSRGFKDQIYDIFQLLPSKIQVGVFSATMPPEALEITRKFMNKPVRILVKRDELTLEGIKQFHVNVEKEEWKLETLCDLYETLAITQSVIFVNTRRKVDWLTDKMRSRDHTVSATHGDMDQNTRDIIMREFRSGSSRVLITTDLLARGIDVQQVSLVINYDLPTQPENYLHRIGRSGRFGRKGVAINFVTRDDERMLFDIQKFYNVVIEELPSNVADLL